Proteins from one Ochotona princeps isolate mOchPri1 chromosome Y, mOchPri1.hap1, whole genome shotgun sequence genomic window:
- the LOC131478794 gene encoding histone-lysine N-methyltransferase PRDM7-like produces EISTKESSGTANLLNTTGSKKGRKAVFHPKESNSSGQHSTQKLELRRKDENEEFQMYNLKGRKSQTYKEFSETEDDDYLYCEKCQICFLKSCAAHGPPVFLKDNPVEKGHPSRALLSVPTGLRVGPSSIPEAGLGVFNEASDLPLGLHFGPFEGKITEVEEEADSGYSWQIAKGRNSYEYVDGKDTSLANWMRYVNCARNDEEQNLVAFQYHRQIFYRTCQVIKPGCELLIWYGDEYGQKLG; encoded by the exons gaaatcagtacgaaggaatcatcaggaactgcaaatttactaaacacaactggctcaaagaagggccggaaagcagtgttccatcctaaggaatcaaacagctcaggacagcactctacacaaaaacttg aactcagaagaaaggatgagaatgaagaatttcagatgtacaacttgaaaggaagaaagagtcagacatacaaagagttcagtgagactgaggatgatgactacctgt ATTGTGAGAAGTGTCAGATCTGcttcctgaagagctgtgctgctcatggaccccccgtgtttctaaaggacaatccagtggaaaagggacatcctagtcgtgctctcctcagtgtgcccactggacttcgagttggcccatcgagcattccggaagctgggcttggagtatttaatgaagcatctgatctgcctttggggctgcactttggtccttttgagggcaagatcacagaagtggaagaggaagctgacagtgggtacagctggcag atagcCAAGGGCAGGAACAGCTATGAGTACGTGGATGGAAAGGATACTTCTTTGGCCAACTGGATGAG ATATGTGAactgtgcccgcaatgatgaggagcagaatttggtggccttccagtaccacaggcagatattttaccgcacctgccaggtcatcaaaccaggctgtgagctgctaatatggtatggggatgagtatggccagaagctgggt